The Vitis vinifera cultivar Pinot Noir 40024 chromosome 12, ASM3070453v1 genome has a segment encoding these proteins:
- the LOC100854651 gene encoding uncharacterized protein LOC100854651, which produces MPPPSSSTAAGPPPKHPMAADPSAQSLSQLSKRTRELPNLSHCQACNFRITNNGKDRLHILDSFWRIVILCFKCFDQMNSADLCSYCLSQLGECPGFGCSDCKRRVHKDCVAKYKGSAPWSYCPCLESVCLDCWLPSSMPNPGSRSTNGGNGNFQEKIGSGRVLGVSRNRILDKVSRTESLEDVVKDVNCEVEKKFVVAARAKEKALRKVVLAKSAVELATGALDSVVRKDENTRKAGSEGPFMDDAELAFRLHRAMNSSPRISKNFCSVNSVSSAVPKAVNCDIDFLGSLGREGSVCGNIDPNGTVSETSVHCRTSVKLNVLIEESKECHGNNITRMGAIEIGLNGGVDAKPDPEDYKLELPLKEGEGSCSNRLVNSGADNSSMDWESQSCQKQDLLRLGLHASDYGTQCGSNCGRDTMLQDKGCSKKPDRYLRKYSKRHASLKAVLNSVTKVHCEGYLESQASAPGLPLNCSKASETFSDASFQSCAVPVQASASARGSS; this is translated from the coding sequence ATGCCACCGCCTTCTTCTTCCACAGCCGCCGGGCCTCCGCCTAAGCACCCTATGGCAGCCGACCCTTCCGCCCAATCTCTGTCCCAATTGTCCAAAAGAACCCGAGAACTTCCCAATCTCTCCCATTGCCAGGCCTGCAATTTCCGCATCACCAACAACGGCAAAGATCGACTGCACATCCTTGATAGCTTCTGGCGCATCGTTATTCTCTGCTTCAAGTGCTTTGATCAGATGAATTCCGCCGATCTCTGCTCCTATTGTCTCTCTCAATTGGGCGAGTGCCCTGGTTTTGGTTGCAGTGATTGTAAGCGTCGTGTCCATAAAGATTGTGTTGCCAAGTATAAGGGTTCCGCGCCTTGGTCCTATTGCCCGTGTTTGGAGTCTGTTTGTTTGGATTGTTGGCTTCCAAGTTCGATGCCCAATCCTGGTTCGAGGAGTACTAATGGTGGGAATGGGAATTTTCAGGAGAAAATTGGGAGTGGTAGGGTTTTGGGTGTGAGTCGTAATAGGATTTTGGATAAGGTTTCGAGGACGGAGAGTTTGGAGGATGTAGTGAAGGATGTAAATTGCGAGGTGGAGAAAAAGTTCGTGGTAGCAGCTAGGGCCAAGGAGAAGGCTTTGAGGAAGGTGGTGTTAGCTAAGAGTGCCGTAGAGTTGGCTACTGGTGCTTTGGATTCGGTTGTTAGGAAGGATGAAAACACTAGGAAGGCAGGTTCTGAGGGCCCTTTCATGGATGATGCGGAATTGGCTTTTCGGTTGCATCGAGCTATGAATAGTTCACCCAGGATTTCAAAAAACTTCTGCTCAGTGAATTCTGTTTCTTCAGCTGTCCCAAAGGCTGTGAACTGTGACATTGATTTCTTGGGTTCCTTGGGTAGAGAGGGTAGTGTGTGTGGGAATATTGATCCTAATGGAACTGTTTCTGAAACTTCAGTTCATTGTAGAACTTCTGTTAAGTTGAATGTGTTAATTGAAGAGAGCAAAGAATGCCATGGAAATAACATTACAAGAATGGGGGCGATTGAGATAGGACTGAATGGGGGTGTTGATGCCAAGCCTGATCCTGAAGATTATAAGTTGGAGTTACCATTGAAGGAGGGAGAGGGAAGTTGTTCTAATAGGTTGGTTAACTCAGGTGCAGACAACAGTAGTATGGACTGGGAGTCTCAATCTTGTCAGAAACAAGATCTGTTGAGACTTGGTTTGCATGCAAGTGACTATGGAACTCAATGTGGATCCAACTGTGGCAGGGATACTATGCTGCAGGATAAAGGATGTAGTAAAAAGCCTGATCGCTATTTAAGAAAGTATAGCAAGAGACATGCAAGCTTGAAAGCAGTTCTGAATTCTGTAACCAAAGTTCATTGTGAAGGTTACCTTGAGAGCCAGGCTTCTGCTCCTGGACTGCCTTTGAATTGTTCAAAGGCATCAGAAACATTCTCTGATGCTTCTTTTCAGTCTTGTGCTGTACCTGTGCAAGCATCTGCATCTGCAAGGGGTTCATCCTGA